A stretch of Zootoca vivipara chromosome 13, rZooViv1.1, whole genome shotgun sequence DNA encodes these proteins:
- the LOC118094189 gene encoding protein kinase C and casein kinase substrate in neurons protein 3 isoform X1: MKEKAGEKEKGGKGDTMSVIYSEVAADEPTTSSFWMPNHYHSTVKRLDEGYRVCNLIVSCFQDRAKIERSYALQMEEWTRKWRPLVDASPVYGSLLRAWQAFLEASERLSHLHMDMQRALVSEDAGRIRGWQHDSYHRKLFGGFKEACELESGFQRAQKPWTKKLKKVEKTKSLYHKACRKEHNAALRENAVKAAPGSEVPPERQRALREEHQRCSQEANKVRERYEKALQELDRCSPRYMEEMESVFEQGQAQEQRRIAFLKGAFLALHRRLDVTADPSIQTVYTDLHQAIEDINDQDDLKWWRNRHGPGMPMNWPQFEGWSPAQEQPQVKVQKAKEPEKATPSQISITPSQSSAKPATAPVLGQRVRAVYDYTGQEADELSFKAGELLTKLEDEDEQGWCKGVTDSGRVGLYPANYVEPIQG, from the exons GTGACACCATGTCTGTGATATACAGCGAGGTGGCTGCAGATGAGCCTACAACTAGCAGCTTCTGGATG cccaATCACTATCACAGCACAGTAAAGCGCTTGGATGAGGGCTATCGTGTCTGCAACCTGATTGTGTCCTGTTTCCAGGATCGGGCAAAGATTGAGCGCAGCTATGCCTTGCAGATGGAGGAGTGGACTCGCAAGTGGCGCCCCCTTGTGGATGCAA GTCCAGTGTATGGCTCCTTGCTCCGGGCCTGGCAAGCCTTCCTGGAGGCTTCAGAGCGACTGAGCCACTTGCACATGGACATGCAAAGGGCTCTGGTCTCTGAGGATGCCGGGCGCATCCGGGGCTGGCAACACGACTCCTATCACCGCAAGCTTTTTGGGGGCTTCAAGGAGGCCTGTGAGCTGGAAAGTGGCTTCCAGCGGGCACAGAAACCCTGGACCAAGAAGCTCAAGAAG GTCGAGAAGACCAAGTCTTTATACCACAAGGCCTGTCGCAAAGAACACAATGCAGCCCTACGGGAGAATGCAGTCAAGGCTGCACCGGGCTCTGAGGTGCCCCCAGAACGACAGCGGGCCTTGCGGGAGGAACACCAGCGTTGCAGCCAAGAGGCCAACAAG GTGCGTGAGCGCTATGAGAAGGCCCTGCAAGAGCTTGATCGCTGCAGCCCACGCTACATGGAGGAAATGGAGTCCGTTTTTGAGCAGGGGCAGGCGCAGGAGCAGAGACGCATCGCCTTCCTCAAGGGGGCCTTCCTCGCCCTACATCGGCGCCTCGATGTCACTGCTGACCCCAG CATCCAAACTGTTTATACTGATTTGCACCAAGCCATTGAGGACATAAATGACCAGGACGACCTGAAATGGTGGCGTAATCGACATGGACCGGGGATGCCAATGAACTGGCCACAGTTCGAG GGGTGGAGCCCtgcccaggagcagccacaggTGAAAGTCCAGAAAGCCAAAGAACCAGAGAAAGCCACACCCTCCCAGATCAGCATAACCCCCTCCCAGAGCAG TGCAAAGCCAGCAACCGCCCCAGTTTTGGGACAGCGGGTTCGTGCTGTGTACGACTATACCGGCCAAGAGGCAGATGAGCTGAGCTTCAAGGCAG GAGAGCTGCTTACCAAGCTGGAAGATGAGGACGAACAGGGCTGGTGCAAGGGGGTGACCGACAGCGGACGTGTGGGGCTCTACCCCGCCAACTATGTGGAGCCCATACAGGGCTAA
- the LOC118094189 gene encoding protein kinase C and casein kinase substrate in neurons protein 3 isoform X2, which produces MGAPPQGDTMSVIYSEVAADEPTTSSFWMPNHYHSTVKRLDEGYRVCNLIVSCFQDRAKIERSYALQMEEWTRKWRPLVDASPVYGSLLRAWQAFLEASERLSHLHMDMQRALVSEDAGRIRGWQHDSYHRKLFGGFKEACELESGFQRAQKPWTKKLKKVEKTKSLYHKACRKEHNAALRENAVKAAPGSEVPPERQRALREEHQRCSQEANKVRERYEKALQELDRCSPRYMEEMESVFEQGQAQEQRRIAFLKGAFLALHRRLDVTADPSIQTVYTDLHQAIEDINDQDDLKWWRNRHGPGMPMNWPQFEGWSPAQEQPQVKVQKAKEPEKATPSQISITPSQSSAKPATAPVLGQRVRAVYDYTGQEADELSFKAGELLTKLEDEDEQGWCKGVTDSGRVGLYPANYVEPIQG; this is translated from the exons GTGACACCATGTCTGTGATATACAGCGAGGTGGCTGCAGATGAGCCTACAACTAGCAGCTTCTGGATG cccaATCACTATCACAGCACAGTAAAGCGCTTGGATGAGGGCTATCGTGTCTGCAACCTGATTGTGTCCTGTTTCCAGGATCGGGCAAAGATTGAGCGCAGCTATGCCTTGCAGATGGAGGAGTGGACTCGCAAGTGGCGCCCCCTTGTGGATGCAA GTCCAGTGTATGGCTCCTTGCTCCGGGCCTGGCAAGCCTTCCTGGAGGCTTCAGAGCGACTGAGCCACTTGCACATGGACATGCAAAGGGCTCTGGTCTCTGAGGATGCCGGGCGCATCCGGGGCTGGCAACACGACTCCTATCACCGCAAGCTTTTTGGGGGCTTCAAGGAGGCCTGTGAGCTGGAAAGTGGCTTCCAGCGGGCACAGAAACCCTGGACCAAGAAGCTCAAGAAG GTCGAGAAGACCAAGTCTTTATACCACAAGGCCTGTCGCAAAGAACACAATGCAGCCCTACGGGAGAATGCAGTCAAGGCTGCACCGGGCTCTGAGGTGCCCCCAGAACGACAGCGGGCCTTGCGGGAGGAACACCAGCGTTGCAGCCAAGAGGCCAACAAG GTGCGTGAGCGCTATGAGAAGGCCCTGCAAGAGCTTGATCGCTGCAGCCCACGCTACATGGAGGAAATGGAGTCCGTTTTTGAGCAGGGGCAGGCGCAGGAGCAGAGACGCATCGCCTTCCTCAAGGGGGCCTTCCTCGCCCTACATCGGCGCCTCGATGTCACTGCTGACCCCAG CATCCAAACTGTTTATACTGATTTGCACCAAGCCATTGAGGACATAAATGACCAGGACGACCTGAAATGGTGGCGTAATCGACATGGACCGGGGATGCCAATGAACTGGCCACAGTTCGAG GGGTGGAGCCCtgcccaggagcagccacaggTGAAAGTCCAGAAAGCCAAAGAACCAGAGAAAGCCACACCCTCCCAGATCAGCATAACCCCCTCCCAGAGCAG TGCAAAGCCAGCAACCGCCCCAGTTTTGGGACAGCGGGTTCGTGCTGTGTACGACTATACCGGCCAAGAGGCAGATGAGCTGAGCTTCAAGGCAG GAGAGCTGCTTACCAAGCTGGAAGATGAGGACGAACAGGGCTGGTGCAAGGGGGTGACCGACAGCGGACGTGTGGGGCTCTACCCCGCCAACTATGTGGAGCCCATACAGGGCTAA